Proteins co-encoded in one Halodesulfovibrio sp. MK-HDV genomic window:
- the ftsH gene encoding ATP-dependent zinc metalloprotease FtsH, translated as MNQFSRNLILWAVISLLMVVLFNMFSQPQNSQTKVSYTKFLELVDKGDIAEVSIQGQKLLAKEHGGTVVNTYAPDDPKLVDRLVGKGIVVNAEPKEDSPWYMTLLVSWFPMLLLIGVWIFFMRQMQGGGGKAMSFGRSRARLISQDQSKVTFADVAGIDEAKEELSEVVDFLSNPKRFTRLGGRIPKGVLLVGPPGTGKTLLARAVAGEAGVPFFSISGSDFVEMFVGVGASRVRDLFVQGKKNAPCLIFIDEIDAVGRQRGAGLGGGHDEREQTLNQLLVEMDGFESNEGVILIAATNRPDVLDPALLRPGRFDRQVTVPVPDVRGRKRILEVHARRSPLAGDVNMEVIAKGTPGFSGADLENLVNEAALQAAKENKDQINMFDFEQAKDKLIMGKERRSMVMSEDEKKITAYHEGGHALCAKLLPKADPVHKVSIIPRGRALGVTMQLPGEDRYGYSRSFLETNLVVLLAGRVAEEIIFNDITTGAGNDIERATKMARKMVCEWGMSEAIGPLNIGEQGEEVFIGREWNQSRNYSDETARLVDAEVKRMVESARSAARELIEGNMELLEKIAASLLERETITGADIDLLIEGKELPPLEDMNGKDAAPAENPADAPDAFAKAAAAYREQQPESAEDSEDFILGTEEKGQEQTAPTPEPEEKKAPETTSESSEEKK; from the coding sequence TTGAACCAGTTTTCCCGGAACTTGATTCTCTGGGCTGTCATCTCCCTACTCATGGTTGTATTGTTTAACATGTTCAGCCAGCCACAAAACTCGCAGACAAAAGTCAGCTATACAAAGTTTTTGGAGCTGGTGGATAAAGGCGACATTGCAGAAGTCTCTATCCAAGGACAAAAGCTTCTCGCCAAAGAACATGGCGGTACCGTTGTAAATACCTATGCACCAGACGATCCTAAACTCGTAGATCGCCTCGTAGGTAAGGGTATTGTTGTTAATGCCGAGCCAAAAGAAGATTCACCTTGGTACATGACCTTGCTTGTATCATGGTTTCCTATGTTACTCCTTATCGGTGTATGGATTTTCTTCATGCGCCAAATGCAAGGCGGCGGTGGCAAGGCCATGTCCTTTGGTCGCTCCCGTGCAAGGCTCATCTCACAGGATCAGTCAAAGGTTACCTTTGCTGATGTTGCTGGCATTGATGAAGCGAAAGAAGAACTTAGTGAAGTTGTTGACTTTTTGTCTAACCCTAAACGGTTTACCCGCCTTGGCGGACGTATTCCGAAAGGTGTTTTACTCGTGGGCCCTCCGGGTACCGGTAAAACATTGCTCGCACGTGCTGTAGCAGGTGAAGCAGGGGTTCCGTTCTTCTCTATTTCCGGTTCTGATTTTGTGGAAATGTTTGTAGGTGTTGGTGCATCTCGTGTTCGTGACCTGTTTGTACAGGGCAAGAAGAATGCACCATGTCTTATTTTTATTGATGAAATCGACGCAGTTGGTCGCCAGCGTGGCGCTGGTCTGGGTGGCGGTCATGATGAACGCGAACAGACCCTTAACCAGTTGTTGGTAGAGATGGATGGCTTTGAGTCCAATGAAGGTGTAATCCTCATTGCTGCTACAAACCGTCCTGATGTACTTGACCCTGCATTACTTCGTCCTGGTCGTTTTGACCGTCAGGTAACCGTACCTGTACCGGACGTTAGAGGCCGTAAGCGTATTCTGGAAGTGCATGCACGCCGTTCTCCGCTTGCTGGTGATGTGAACATGGAAGTCATTGCGAAAGGTACTCCGGGCTTCTCCGGTGCTGATCTGGAAAACCTTGTTAACGAAGCGGCTCTTCAGGCTGCTAAGGAAAATAAAGACCAGATTAACATGTTCGATTTCGAACAGGCCAAAGACAAACTCATTATGGGTAAAGAACGTCGCAGCATGGTTATGAGCGAAGACGAGAAGAAAATAACCGCATACCACGAAGGTGGTCATGCTCTGTGTGCTAAGCTTCTCCCTAAAGCTGATCCTGTTCATAAAGTATCTATTATTCCTCGTGGTCGCGCGCTTGGTGTTACCATGCAGCTCCCGGGTGAAGACCGTTACGGGTACTCCCGTAGCTTCCTCGAAACAAACCTCGTGGTTCTTCTTGCTGGTCGTGTGGCTGAAGAGATTATCTTTAATGACATTACAACCGGTGCAGGCAACGACATCGAACGTGCTACTAAAATGGCTCGTAAGATGGTCTGTGAATGGGGTATGTCTGAAGCAATCGGTCCACTCAATATTGGCGAGCAAGGCGAAGAAGTCTTTATCGGTCGTGAGTGGAATCAGTCTCGCAACTACAGTGATGAAACAGCACGCCTTGTTGACGCAGAAGTAAAACGTATGGTGGAATCAGCACGTTCTGCTGCTCGTGAGCTTATTGAAGGCAACATGGAACTTCTTGAGAAGATTGCTGCATCATTGCTTGAGCGTGAAACCATCACAGGTGCAGATATTGATCTGCTTATTGAAGGTAAAGAGCTTCCTCCTCTAGAAGACATGAATGGAAAGGATGCCGCTCCGGCTGAAAATCCAGCAGATGCTCCAGATGCTTTTGCAAAGGCAGCAGCTGCATATAGAGAACAGCAGCCAGAATCTGCTGAAGATTCTGAAGACTTTATTCTCGGAACTGAAGAGAAAGGGCAGGAGCAAACTGCACCGACTCCAGAACCGGAAGAAAAGAAAGCACCGGAAACTACTTCTGAATCTTCTGAAGAGAAGAAGTAG
- the glmM gene encoding phosphoglucosamine mutase: MGRRLFGTDGMRGTVNQYPMVPEVAMRLGLAAGTTFRTETGRNRVVIGKDTRLSGYVFENALTAGFCAAGMDVYLVGPMATPAIAFLTRNMRATMGVVISASHNPYQDNGIKFFDSCGYKLADSVEDTITDMVLNADHQWDYPAPDKVGRAKRIEDAVGRYIVYLKNSFPTNLSLEGLRIVLDCSNGANYKVAPLVLEELGAEVIPIGVSPNGVNINKGCGSLYPEVMAQKVRESRADIGLALDGDADRLIVCDEHGTVLDGDQIMAICANDMISSGSLVDNTLVSTVMSNMALEVFMREQGGRLLRTPVGDRHVVEAMRNTQATMGGEQSGHLVFTNYGTTGDGLLAGLQLLRIMRQQDKPLSSLAGLLELYPQELINVRVERKVPFEECPALLEDVKKAENELGDKGRVLLRYSGTESLCRVMVEGEDDELVKRLASYLAESAQKNLV, translated from the coding sequence ATGGGAAGACGCTTGTTTGGAACGGATGGAATGCGTGGCACTGTAAATCAGTACCCGATGGTTCCAGAAGTCGCCATGCGCTTGGGACTTGCTGCGGGAACCACTTTCCGAACTGAAACTGGACGGAATAGAGTTGTAATCGGAAAGGACACCCGCCTTTCCGGATATGTTTTTGAAAATGCTCTGACTGCAGGCTTTTGTGCTGCAGGTATGGACGTATACCTTGTTGGACCAATGGCTACACCAGCCATTGCCTTCTTAACAAGAAACATGCGCGCAACCATGGGTGTGGTTATTTCTGCTTCGCATAACCCATACCAAGACAACGGCATTAAATTTTTTGATTCTTGTGGCTACAAGCTTGCTGATTCTGTTGAAGATACCATTACAGATATGGTTCTTAATGCTGATCATCAGTGGGATTACCCAGCTCCAGATAAAGTTGGACGCGCAAAGCGTATTGAAGATGCTGTAGGTCGATACATTGTCTATTTGAAGAATAGCTTTCCGACGAACCTTTCTTTGGAAGGTCTACGTATCGTTCTTGATTGCTCCAATGGCGCGAACTATAAAGTTGCCCCGCTGGTTCTTGAGGAACTTGGAGCAGAAGTTATACCTATTGGTGTTAGCCCGAACGGGGTGAACATTAACAAAGGTTGTGGCTCTCTTTATCCAGAAGTAATGGCACAAAAAGTTCGTGAATCGCGTGCCGACATCGGGCTGGCGCTTGACGGTGATGCTGATAGGCTGATTGTTTGTGATGAGCATGGTACAGTGCTTGATGGCGATCAGATAATGGCTATTTGTGCTAACGACATGATAAGCTCCGGCTCTCTTGTGGACAATACTCTAGTTTCCACTGTGATGAGTAATATGGCACTTGAAGTATTCATGCGTGAACAGGGAGGCCGCTTATTGCGCACTCCCGTTGGTGACCGCCATGTAGTAGAAGCCATGCGGAATACGCAGGCAACTATGGGGGGAGAGCAGTCTGGCCACTTGGTATTTACGAATTATGGTACAACTGGAGATGGCTTGCTTGCAGGACTTCAGTTGCTCCGTATTATGCGTCAACAAGATAAGCCGCTTTCCAGCCTTGCAGGATTGCTTGAACTATACCCTCAAGAACTTATTAACGTCCGCGTAGAGCGTAAGGTTCCTTTTGAGGAGTGTCCGGCTTTGCTTGAAGATGTTAAGAAAGCTGAGAATGAATTGGGTGATAAAGGGCGAGTGCTGCTACGGTATTCCGGTACAGAATCTCTTTGTCGCGTAATGGTTGAAGGTGAAGATGATGAACTGGTTAAACGCCTGGCTTCATATCTTGCTGAGTCTGCACAAAAGAATTTAGTATAA
- the folP gene encoding dihydropteroate synthase: MNTPFSWEVRGGRSIGPAPFCIFGIVNVTPDSFHDGGEYNSVAAGIAHARMQAAAGAHVLDIGGESSRPFADPVSLEEEIRRVLPIVEGVLGDCSDDALPWAVSVDTYKAGTAAAVLEAGAHIINDISAFEFDPELKDVVGQYKPGYVLMHSQGKPDNMQVAPTYGNVVDDILAFFDRKLKELTDAGLPESRIMIDPGVGFGKTVEHNLTILQNIDRFQTLGFPVMAGISNKSMFEKVCGAPTGERENCTQATTAILAYRGVVVHRVHDVAKTHETLLLAEALRS, encoded by the coding sequence ATGAACACCCCGTTTTCATGGGAAGTACGAGGGGGCAGGTCCATAGGCCCTGCCCCTTTTTGTATTTTTGGCATTGTTAATGTGACACCCGACTCATTTCATGACGGCGGAGAATATAATTCAGTCGCGGCGGGCATTGCGCACGCGCGTATGCAGGCCGCAGCAGGGGCACATGTTCTGGATATCGGCGGAGAGTCATCCCGTCCTTTTGCAGACCCTGTTTCACTCGAAGAAGAAATTAGACGAGTCCTGCCTATTGTTGAAGGTGTGCTCGGAGATTGTTCAGACGATGCGCTGCCGTGGGCTGTTTCTGTGGATACGTATAAAGCTGGAACAGCAGCTGCCGTGCTTGAAGCGGGAGCACATATCATTAACGATATTTCCGCGTTTGAATTTGACCCGGAACTAAAGGATGTTGTCGGTCAGTATAAACCTGGCTATGTTCTCATGCACAGTCAGGGAAAACCTGATAACATGCAGGTAGCACCAACGTATGGTAACGTAGTTGATGATATCCTTGCTTTCTTTGACCGTAAGCTGAAAGAATTAACCGATGCTGGTCTACCGGAATCTCGTATTATGATCGATCCAGGTGTCGGTTTTGGGAAAACGGTAGAGCACAATCTGACAATTTTACAGAATATTGATCGCTTCCAGACCCTTGGATTTCCGGTGATGGCCGGTATTTCTAATAAATCCATGTTCGAAAAGGTTTGCGGAGCGCCCACAGGTGAACGTGAAAACTGTACACAGGCAACAACCGCTATCCTCGCGTATCGAGGGGTAGTGGTGCACAGAGTACATGACGTTGCTAAAACACATGAAACTCTTTTGCTTGCAGAAGCACTCCGTAGCTAA
- the cdaA gene encoding diadenylate cyclase CdaA: MDTLGYISITWRDAIDIALVTLLFYQVMIVIRGTRAVSAIYGLLLLIAVFAFSEYFGFYTLHWILQQFLGSFFLVVVILFQDDIKRGLSNMGARSFFKRTEVEDSFLDEIIGAAMNMAKRRVGALIVLEHHVALGDVVRRGVPLDSTVTKELLVTIFQVKAPLHDGAVIISHGRVAAAGCILPLAVGEQDRPEYGTRHRAGLGITEETDAIAVVVSEERGDVTVAVNGRLTSNLDKTRLKRVLRNLLER; encoded by the coding sequence ATGGATACATTGGGATATATAAGCATAACATGGCGTGATGCTATAGATATCGCTCTCGTAACGCTCTTGTTCTATCAAGTGATGATAGTAATAAGGGGGACGCGTGCGGTATCGGCAATCTATGGTCTGTTGCTGCTTATTGCTGTCTTTGCATTTTCTGAATATTTTGGTTTTTACACACTGCATTGGATTCTACAGCAGTTCCTTGGCTCCTTCTTCCTTGTGGTTGTGATTCTGTTTCAGGATGACATCAAGCGTGGGCTTTCTAATATGGGAGCGCGCAGCTTCTTTAAAAGAACGGAAGTTGAGGACTCTTTCCTTGATGAGATTATCGGCGCTGCTATGAACATGGCGAAGCGTCGGGTCGGTGCTCTTATTGTGCTCGAACATCATGTAGCCTTAGGCGATGTGGTTCGACGTGGTGTGCCGCTTGATTCCACTGTGACGAAAGAACTGCTTGTAACAATTTTTCAGGTAAAGGCTCCGTTACACGATGGTGCTGTGATTATTAGCCATGGTCGTGTGGCTGCTGCTGGTTGTATTTTGCCTCTTGCCGTTGGCGAGCAGGACAGACCGGAATACGGCACAAGGCACAGAGCGGGGCTTGGTATTACGGAAGAAACAGATGCTATTGCAGTTGTTGTTTCTGAAGAACGTGGTGATGTTACTGTGGCTGTAAACGGCCGATTGACCAGTAATCTTGATAAGACTCGTCTTAAACGTGTATTACGTAATCTCTTGGAGCGGTAA
- a CDS encoding YbbR-like domain-containing protein, producing the protein MSVSWRHLLLAFVMASCLWVVISGREQVEIWEKASVELKGMPKNLTLLSGLPPEIEIRVRGPKGLVRTITDRKLTYVLDLSKVSPGLNVLPVQASGIQLGKAFDVVEVRPSRLTLEVDRFVEKILPVVPRWSGELPLDLFVESASVTPQFVTVLGPDSELAALSDVEAVTPAPKAEEPGSVTLDGTVSLSLRAKSTPAIVEVTYILGMLSQKRTIVRDVIVIPRAGFDITLNQPAVKVTIEVPDSLKDNSALIDTVRVILELPEDITPGEYKLPYRLELPDKVKVVGTDPETLTVTVSTK; encoded by the coding sequence ATGAGTGTAAGCTGGCGTCACTTACTTTTGGCTTTTGTTATGGCTTCCTGTTTATGGGTTGTCATCTCTGGTCGTGAGCAAGTTGAAATTTGGGAAAAAGCATCCGTAGAATTAAAAGGGATGCCTAAAAACCTCACGCTGCTTAGCGGATTGCCACCAGAAATTGAAATCCGAGTTCGTGGCCCTAAAGGTCTAGTTCGCACGATTACTGATAGAAAACTGACCTATGTTCTAGACCTCTCTAAGGTGAGTCCGGGACTGAATGTTTTGCCAGTTCAAGCTAGCGGCATTCAGCTTGGTAAGGCTTTTGATGTGGTGGAAGTCCGTCCGTCGCGCCTTACCTTGGAAGTAGACAGGTTTGTAGAAAAGATATTACCTGTCGTACCACGCTGGTCAGGAGAATTGCCTCTGGACTTGTTTGTGGAGTCAGCTTCTGTGACCCCGCAGTTTGTTACGGTGCTTGGTCCCGATTCAGAGCTTGCGGCACTTAGTGATGTGGAGGCTGTTACGCCGGCACCTAAAGCCGAAGAGCCTGGAAGTGTGACTCTTGATGGTACCGTTTCTTTATCTTTACGAGCGAAATCGACTCCTGCAATTGTCGAAGTAACTTATATTCTTGGAATGTTGTCACAAAAGCGGACAATTGTTCGGGATGTTATAGTTATTCCTAGAGCCGGTTTTGACATCACTCTCAATCAACCTGCTGTGAAAGTGACGATTGAAGTGCCTGATTCTTTAAAGGATAACAGCGCACTCATCGACACAGTTCGTGTTATCTTGGAGCTTCCGGAAGACATAACTCCCGGAGAATATAAGCTGCCTTACCGACTGGAGCTACCCGATAAAGTTAAGGTTGTGGGCACAGATCCAGAAACCTTAACTGTGACTGTTTCTACGAAATAA